A genome region from Arachis duranensis cultivar V14167 chromosome 6, aradu.V14167.gnm2.J7QH, whole genome shotgun sequence includes the following:
- the LOC107493399 gene encoding nuclear transcription factor Y subunit B-10 encodes MADGPASPGGGSHESGDHSPRSNIREQDRFLPIANISRIMKKALPANGKIAKDAKETVQECVSEFISFITSEASDKCQREKRKTINGDDLLWAMATLGFEDYIDPLKIYLTRYREMEGDTKGSAKGGDASAKKDVQPSPNVQLAHQGSFSQGVNYTNSQGQHMMVPMQGPE; translated from the exons ATGGCCGACGGTCCGGCGAGCCCAGGCGGCGGAAGCCACGAGAGCGGTGACCATAGCCCTCGCTCCAACATAAGGGAGCAGGACAGGTTCCTTCCCATCGCTAACATCAGCCGCATCATGAAGAAGGCGCTTCCCGCCAACGGAAAAATCGCCAAGGATGCCAAAGAAACTGTTCAGGAATGCGTCTCCGAGTTTATCAGCTTCATCACCAGCga GGCCTCTGATAAGTgccagagagagaagaggaagactATTAACGGTGATGATTTGCTCTGGGCAATGGCGACTCTCGGTTTCGAGGATTATATTGATCCCTTGAAGATTTACCTCACAAGATACAGAGAG ATGGAG GGTGACACCAAGGGTTCAGCAAAGGGTGGAGACGCTTCTGCTAAAAAAGATGTTCAACCAAGTCCTAATGTTCAG CTTGCTCATCAAGGTTCTTTCTCACAAGGCGTTAATTACACTAACTCTCAG GGTCAACATATGATGGTTCCTATGCAAGGTCCAGAGTAG
- the LOC107493398 gene encoding LOW QUALITY PROTEIN: probable LRR receptor-like serine/threonine-protein kinase At1g67720 (The sequence of the model RefSeq protein was modified relative to this genomic sequence to represent the inferred CDS: substituted 1 base at 1 genomic stop codon) codes for MEENGALFLFSLSLLLLPLSSSSAQMQGFVSLDCGGSENFTDEIGLKWSPDDKLPYGEVSTISVANETRRQYTTLRHFPADTKKYCYTLDVVSRTRYLLRAAFLYGNFDNNNVYPKFDISIGATHWSTIVISDANLIEMRELIFLASSSAVSVCLSNATTGQPFISTLELRQFNGSVYYTQYEEQFYLSVSARINFGAETDAPIRYPDDPFDRIWESDSVKKANFLVDVADGTKKISTEVPIDVNRDEIPPVKVMQTAVVGTNGSLTYRLNLDGFPGTGWAFSYCAEIEDLGPNDSRKFRLVLPGQPDISKAVVNIEENAQGKYRLYEPGFNNISLPFVLSFRFGKTSDSSKGPLLNAMEINKYLEKNDGSIDLAAVSSVLSHYPSADWAQEGGDPCLPVPWSWIRCNSDPQPKVVSVLLSGKNLTGNIPLDITKLTGLVELWLDGNMLTGPIPDFTGCMDLKIIHVCLMLKXLSFKLVQLLFYIFINYDFHRYVQNNLLSGTIPSALLSKDLVLDYSGNINLHRGKRIEGKTYVIIGSTVGASVLLLATIISYLFMRKGNRRYFEQDHNSSLPTQKLASWKNDDAAETAHCFSFSEILNATNNFEKKIGSGGFGVVYYGKLKDGKEIAVKVLTNNSYQGKREFSNEVTLLSRIHHRNLVQLLGYCREEDSSMLVYEFMHNGTLKEHLYGPLTHGRSINWIKRLEVAEDAAKGIEYLHTGCIPVVIHRDVKSSNILLDKQMRAKVSDFGLSKLAVDGVSHVSSIVRGTVGYLDPEYYISQQLTDKSDVYSFGVILLELISGQEAISNENFGVNCRNIVQWAKFHIESGDIQGIIDPMLRNDYDLQSMWKIAEKALMCVQPHGYMRPSISEVLKEIQDAIAIEREAESNSRGLSRNSFHSSVNIGSMDLGATESYLSIDESIARPTAR; via the exons ATGGAGGAGAACGGAGcgctcttcctcttctctctctcacttCTACTTCTCCCGCTTTCCTCCTCTTCCGCTCAGATGCAAG GTTTTGTAAGTTTGGACTGTGGAGGTTCAGAAAATTTCACTGATGAGATTGGTCTTAAATGGAGCCCTGATGATAAGCTTCCTTATGGAGAAGTAAGCACCATATCAGTTGCAAACGAGACGCGGCGGCAGTACACCACGCTTAGACACTTCCCTGCTGATACCAAGAAATACTGCTACACACTTGATGTTGTGAGCAGGACAAGGTACCTACTGAGGGCCGCATTCCTGTATGGGAACTTTGATAATAACAATGTTTATCCTAAATTTGACATTTCTATTGGGGCTACACATTGGTCTACTATTGTTATATCAGATGCTAACCTTATAGAAATGAGAGAGCTTATATTTTTGGCTTCAAGTTCTGCTGTGAGTGTGTGTTTATCGAACGCCACAACAGGGCAGCCGTTCATATCTACACTTGAGCTCCGGCAATTCAATGGTTCCGTTTATTATACACAATATGAGGAACAATTTTACCTCAGTGTCTCTGCACGGATAAATTTTGGAGCAGAAACTGATGCTCCAATCAG GTATCCTGATGATCCTTTTGATAGAATATGGGAGTCGGATTCTGTGAAGAAAGCAAATTTTCTTGTTGATGTTGCTGATGGTACCAAGAAAATCTCAACCGAAGTACCAATTGATGTTAACAGAGACGAAATACCCCCAGTGAAAGTGATGCAGACAGCAGTAGTAGGCACAAATGGGTCTCTAACTTACCGGTTGAACTTGGATGGTTTTCCTGGTACTGGTTGGGCATTCTCTTATTGTGCAGAAATTGAAGATTTAGGTCCAAATGATTCCAGAAAATTTAGGCTAGTACTTCCAGGCCAGCCTGATATTAGCAAGGCTGTTGTAAATATTGAAGAAAATGCTCAGGGAAAGTATCGCCTCTATGAACCAGGATTTAACAACATATCCCTGCCCTTTGTGCTTTCTTTTAGATTTGGCAAGACCTCTGATTCTTCCAAGGGTCCTCTTCTAAATGCAATggagataaataaatatttggaGAAAAATGATGGCTCTATTGATT TAGCAGCTGTTTCTAGTGTATTGTCACACTACCCTTCGGCAGATTGGGCACAAGAGGGAGGGGACCCTTGTCTACCTGTTCCATGGTCATGGATCCGCTGTAATTCAGATCCTCAACCAAAAGTAGTTTCAGt CTTATTGTCCGGTAAAAACCTGACTGGAAATATTCCTTTGGATATCACCAAACTGACTGGTCTAGTTGAACT ATGGCTTGATGGAAACATGTTAACTGGCCCAATACCAGATTTTACTGGGTGCATGGACTTAAAGATCAT CCATGTATGCTTAATGCTCAAGTGACTATCCTTCAAACTTgttcaattattattttatatatttattaattatgattttcaCAGGTATGTGcaaaataatttgttatctGGAACAATACCATCTGCTCTTCTGAGCAAAGATTTGGTTTTAGA CTACTCTGGAAACATTAATCTTCACAGGGGGAAAAGAATAGAGGGCAAAACGTATGTTATTATCGGTTCCACAGTGGGGGCTTCTGTTCTACTATTGGCCACTATTATATCTTACTTGTTTATGCGTAAAGGAAATAGAAGGTATTTTGAGCAAG ATCACAACTCTTCTCTCCCTACTCAAAAGCTGGCTTCCTGGAAAAATGATGATGCTGCAGAAACTGCTCACTGCTTCAGTTTTTCCGAAATTTTAAATGCCAcaaataattttgagaaaaAGATTGGTTCTGGTGGTTTTGGAGTTGTGTACTACGGGAAACTGAAAGATGGAAAAGAGATAGCTGTAAAAGTTTTGACCAATAATTCCTATCAAGGCAAGCGAGAGTTCTCCAATGAG GTGACACTTCTTTCAAGAATACATCACAGAAATTTGGTACAGCTTCTTGGGTATTGCCGGGAGGAAGATAGTAGCATGCTCGTTTATGAATTCATGCACAATGGAACTCTCAAGGAACATCTCTATG GTCCATTAACGCATGGACGGAGTATCAATTGGATTAAGCGGCTTGAGGTTGCAGAAGATGCTGCAAAAG GGATTGAATACCTTCATACGGGTTGTATTCCTGTCGTTATCCATAGAGATGTAAAAAGCAGCAATATTCTTCTTGACAAGCAAATGAGAGCTAAGGTCTCAGATTTTGGTCTTTCAAAACTTGCTGTTGATGGAGTTTCCCATGTTTCTAGCATAGTTCGGGGGACAGTAGGATATCTTGATCCTGA GTACTATATCTCCCAGCAGCTGACTGACAAGAGCGATGTTTATAGTTTTGGTGTAATTCTTCTTGAACTCATATCTGGACAAGAAGCAATATCAAATGAAAACTTTGGTGTTAACTGCCGAAACATAGTCCAGTGG GCAAAATTTCACATTGAGAGTGGTGACATACAAGGAATTATTGACCCCATGCTAAGGAATGATTACGACCTACAATCAATGTGGAAAATAGCAGAGAAAGCATTGATGTGTGTTCAACCTCATGGATATATGAGGCCATCGATTTCTGAAGTTCTGAAGGAGATCCAAGATGCAATAGCTATTGAGAGAGAGGCTGAAAGCAATTCACGTGGCTTGTCAAGAAATTCTTTCCACTCTTCCGTGAACATAGGTTCAATGGATCTAGGTGCCACTGAGAGTTATCTCTCAATTGATGAATCCATTGCACGCCCAACCGCAAGATAA